The stretch of DNA CGCAGCGTCTCGTAGCTGGCGGCGAAGCCGATGACCGCCAGCAGACCCAAACCCCCGGCCACGACGCCACGCGTGATGCTGTCGCCAACCCGGCTCGGGCTGTGCGGACTGCCGAGACGGTCGCGGCGCTCGCAGATGTGCTGGCTGTTGGGAGCGGGCTCGGGCTGTGCGACGGTCACGAAGCCTCCCGCTCCTGCGCCCCGCTCTGGCTGTCCGGCGGAGCCTGTGCCCCTCGTCGCGGCTGCGGACGACGACGTTCGGCGCGGCTGGCGTCGGCCACGACGCCGGCGGCCGCCTCAAGCCTGCTGACCGCCTGGCTCGTGAGACGCACCGCTTGCGGCAGCCACTCGGGCGCCTGACCGAGGCTGTTCAGTTCGCGCACCGCCTGGTTGACGTTGGTCCCGAACTTGCGCACCTGAGTGCGCGCCGCCATGAGCTCCACGAGGGCCTCGCGGAGCGGCAGCGTCGACGGCGCGTGGACGCCTCGGGCGGCGGCGAGGGCTGCCTCGGCGACGTAGCCGGTGAGGGTCAGACCCGCGGCGCGCGCGGCCTCGGCGAGCAGGGCGTACTCGTCGTTCGAGAAGCGTGAGAACACCGAGCGCTCACGTCGCGGCTGGCGGTGGTCTCGGTCCCGCCCCGGTCCGCGGTTCCCGCGGTTCACCGTGCACCCCCAGGACCGCGCCCGGTCCGACGCCGCGCCCGGCGTCCTGCCCAGCGAGCCGCCGCGCCAGCGGTGAGCGGCGCCGCCGCGGCGGGCGTCTGCTTAGCAGACGCATATCTTGCTCCCGCCGTTCGAGCATGCCTGCAGGCCGCCGTTGCGGTGGTGGTGCCGCCGGTGCAGCGGAAGTAGCCCACAGCGGACGTGCCGGTCGCGGTGGTGCTCATCGTGCCTCCTCATCGTGGTCGTGGGGTCCGGGGTCCTGCTCCAGCAGCTCGACCGACCGGCGGGCGACGGTGGAGCGGGTGAGGGGTAGCCCGGCGGCCTCGAGCTCGGCGCGGGCGCGCCGCTGCAGCGCGACCCGGCGCCCACCGAGCTCGGCGAGGCGCTGCTCGAGCGCCGGCAGGTGGATGTCGTGGCGGGTGCCGGCACCACGGGCCGCGGCCTGCTCCGCTGTGTCCCACCAGGGCCCCGGGCAGGTCAGGCGCATCGGGCTCTTCGTAGCCGGGTCGGCGGCCACCGCGCGCAGCGCGGCCGCAGCGTGCTGCGCCGGCCAGCCGCCGTCGGTCACCGCGACGGCCAGCACCTCGGCCACCCGTCGTGCGGTCCAGCGGGTGGCCGGCTGGCCGAGCGCCCGGCGCAGCCGCTGGCACTCGGCCGCCAGCGCCTCGAGGTCCACGGCCACCCCGAGCGCGGCCAAGTCTGCGGCGGTCACGGCCGCGGCAGCGGGGTGGGTGTCGCCGTGACCCGTCCCGCCGCCGCCCCGCCGGTCGGCGGTCCGGTCGCAGGAGGCGGGAGGAGGAGGAACCTCCTGGGTCAAGGCTCCTGGGTCGGGCCGCAGGACTGCGGCCAGGATGGCCGCACGGGCCGGGCCAGGGGTGGCCGCACCGGTGCGGCCAGGGGTAGCCGCAGGACTGCGGCCAGGGGGAGTGGCTGCATCCGTGCGGCCACCCCTTCCAAGGGGCCGGGCGGCAGGCGACGTGCTCATGAGGTGGTAGCGGTTCGTTAGGTTCTGCCGGCCGCGCCGGCGCCGCTCGACGACCACGGCCCCGACCGCAACGAGCTCCTTCATCGCCCGGTCGACAGTGTCCTTGGAACGCTTGCGCAGCCGTTGAGCGAGCAGAGCCCGCCCGGGCATGCGCTGCCCAGAGGACTGCCCGTAGCGCAGCAGCACGCTGTAGAGCCGGTAGGCGCAGTCGCTGATGTCCGCGTCGATGACCCACTCGGGGACGATCGCGAAGTGCTGCTCGACGACGAGCGTGCCCTCGTCCTCGAAGTCGTCGATCCGGTCCTCAGCCATGCCGGGCCACCCCCGAGAACGGGGGCGACTGCAAACCGACTGCTAACGGAGCCGCGAGGACGACGACGCCAGCGCTGGTACGAGGTGGGACGGGTGGAGCGTGCAGCAGGCTCGGAAAGCGCACAGCCGAGCCTACGCGTCACCGTCCGGCACGGGGGGCTGCGCCCTTTTAATCCGCGGGTTGTGGGTTCGATCCCCACGGGGCCCACCGCCTCCGCGGGCCCCTACCGCCCCTCGGGCCCCGGGACCGGCTCGAGCCACGGGCCGCGCAGGTGCTCGTACACGACGCTGGTCCGCACGTCGGCGACCTCCGGCCGCTGGGTGAGGCGGTCGATGACGAAGGCGTACAGCGCCTCGTTGTCCGGCACCGCGACGTGGATGAGGAAGTCCTCGGAGCCGGAGACGACGAAGACGCCGAGCGTCTCGGGCAGGTGCGACACCCAGTCGCGGAAGGCGTCGATGGTCCGCCGGGACGGGGGCCGTACCCGCACGGCGATGAGGGCCTGCACCGGGCGGCCGATCGCGGCCAGGTCCACGTCGAGCACGGCGCCGCGGATCACGCCGCGCCGGCGGAGGCTGCGCGTGCGGTCCAGCGCGGTGGTGGGGGAGATGCCGACGGCGGCGGCGACGTCGCGGTTGGTGCGCCGTGCGTCCGACTGCAGGGCGCGCAGGATCGCCGTATCAATCGCGTCGAGACGCGCCATGACCGCTCCTCGTCCGTACGTCGTACGGGTCTGCTTGTGCCGTGCCGGGCGCCTGCCTAGCGTCCGCGCGTCAGATCGTACGAGCGGAGGACGCCGTGGAGCAGTCGCTGGTGGTCGGGTTCGCGCCCGAGGAGGTCGTGACGGACGAGCCGACGCGGTCCGCGCGGCTCAAGTGGGTCGTGGTCGTGGACGCGGCGCTGCCGCCCGGGCGGGCCACGAACGCGGTGGCGTGCATCGCCGCGACCACGGGGGCGGCCGTGGACGGGCTCGTCGCCCGCGGGGGCCCGGACGCCGCCGGCGACGTCCACCCCGGCCTGCCGTGGGCCGGCTGCTCCGTGCTGGCGGCGAGCGCCGAGCAGCTGGCGGACGTGCGGGCCCGCGCGGTGGCGGCCGAGGGAGTGCTGGTCGTGGACATGCCGGCCGCCGCCCAGGCGCACCGGGAGTACGACGACTACCTGGCCGAGCTGGCCGGGACCGCGCCCGAGGACCTGCGGGTCGGCGCGGTGAGCGTCGTGGGGCCGCGCAACCGGGTCGACAAGCTGGTCAAGCGGCTGGCCCTGCTGGCGTGACGCCGGCCTGCGCCGCGGCCCGGGCCCGCCGCGGCGCGCGCCGGGCCGCGCTCACCGCGGCCCGAGCATCTCCGGGAAGCCCAGGATCCGGTAGAACTCGCGACGTACCCGGTCCCCGACGCGGAAGACCTCCTCCGCGCCGTCCTGGGCCGGGTCGACGTACACCCGGAACGGCCGCCGGCCCTTGGGCAGCCCGA from Vallicoccus soli encodes:
- a CDS encoding plasmid mobilization protein, translated to MNRGNRGPGRDRDHRQPRRERSVFSRFSNDEYALLAEAARAAGLTLTGYVAEAALAAARGVHAPSTLPLREALVELMAARTQVRKFGTNVNQAVRELNSLGQAPEWLPQAVRLTSQAVSRLEAAAGVVADASRAERRRPQPRRGAQAPPDSQSGAQEREAS
- a CDS encoding Lrp/AsnC family transcriptional regulator codes for the protein MARLDAIDTAILRALQSDARRTNRDVAAAVGISPTTALDRTRSLRRRGVIRGAVLDVDLAAIGRPVQALIAVRVRPPSRRTIDAFRDWVSHLPETLGVFVVSGSEDFLIHVAVPDNEALYAFVIDRLTQRPEVADVRTSVVYEHLRGPWLEPVPGPEGR
- a CDS encoding DUF2000 domain-containing protein — translated: MEQSLVVGFAPEEVVTDEPTRSARLKWVVVVDAALPPGRATNAVACIAATTGAAVDGLVARGGPDAAGDVHPGLPWAGCSVLAASAEQLADVRARAVAAEGVLVVDMPAAAQAHREYDDYLAELAGTAPEDLRVGAVSVVGPRNRVDKLVKRLALLA